Sequence from the Candidatus Krumholzibacteriota bacterium genome:
ACCGGCGGTACATCGACTGGCTCGGGGAACAGGACCCGGACGCCGCGGAGCGCTTCTGGCGGAATCTCCTCGCCGGCTTCGAGGCGCCCGTCTCCCTCTCGGTCGCGCACGATCCGCTCGCCCTCACGCCGGTCGGAGGCTACGGCAAGCGCGAGATCGTGCTCGACCCGGCGATCCGCCCGGCGCTCGCCTCGTGGGCGAAGGAGAACGGATTCACCGTCTACAACTGCTTCCAGGCGGCATGGTCGATCATCCTCTCCCGGTACAGCGGGCGGAAGGATGTCGTCTTCGCCGCCGTGCGCGGCTGCCGGGGGCTCCCGATCGAGAACAGCGGGAGGATCGTCGGGATGTTCATCAACACGCTCCCCGTGCGCGCGCGGATCGACGACCGGGCGCCCCTCGTCGATTTCATCGGGGGCCTGCGCGAACAGCACGTCGCCACCCGCGCCTACGAGCACAGCCCGCTCGCGAAAATCCAGCGATGGAGCGACCTTCCTCCGAACATGCCCCTGTTCGAGAGTTTGATGAACTACGCGAGCCGCCCCTGGGACGAGTATCTGACGTCCCTCGGGGGAGGATTCACCGGACGCGAATGGGATATCCGCAACCAGACGAACATCCCCCTCTCCCTCGACATCTCCGAGACTCCCGTGCCCCGGATCGTCATCGACTACGACCGGAGCCGTTTCGACGGGCCGGCGATCGAGGCGATGCTCGGCCACTTCAAGACGCTCGTCGAGGGGATGGCGGCCGATCGAAACCGAACCGTCGGCGCGCTTCCGATGCTCACCGAACGCGAACGGCGCACGATCCTCGTCGACTGGAACGAAACCGAGGCGGCGTTCCCGCGCGGCGAGACGATCCACGGGCGCTTCGAGCGGCAGGCCGCGGCGACGCCGGAGACGAACGCCGTCGTCCTGGAGGACCGCTCTCTCACCTACGGCGAACTCGACCGACGCGCGAACCGGGTCGCATCCCGGCTCCAGGCCTTCGGCGTCGGCCCCGACACGCCGGTCGCCGTCTGCATGGACCGCACGCCCGATCTCGTCGTCGCGCTTCTCGGCGTCCTCAAGGCCGGGGGCGCGTACGTGCCGATGGATCCGACGTACCCCGCCGAACGCCTCGCCTTCATGCTCGAGGACACGGCCGCGCCCGTCCTTCTCACCGAGGAAGCGATCGCCGGCGCGCTCCCCGCGCACGAAACCCACACGATCCTCCTGGACACCGACCGAGACGATCTGGCGGGCGAACCCGACACGAACCCGGAAAACACCGTCGGGGCGGACAACCTCGCCTACATCATCTATACCTCCGGTTCGACGGGAACCCCGAAGGGGGTCTGCTGCCGGCACGAGAGCGTCCTCAACCTCTTCGCCGATTTCGACCGCCGCCGCGCCATCGAGCCGGGCGAGCCGTGCGCCCTCTGGACGAGCGTGAGCTTCGACGTCTCGGTCTACGAGATCTTCACCGCGCTCCTCGCCGGCGGCACGCTTCACATCGCCGCCGACGCGATCCGCTTCGACAGCGGCGTCTTCATCCCCTGGCTGGCCGGGCGCCGGATCGCGAGCGCCTACGTGCCGCCCCTCATGCTCGCCGACCTCGACGAGTGGATCGCCGCCCATCCGGGAGAGAGCTCGCTCGGCAGGCTTCTCGTCGGCGTCGAGCCGATTCCCGAGAAACTCCTCGCCTCGATCGCGGCCGGCGTGCCGGGCCTGGCGATCATCAACGGCTACGGGCCGACGGAGACGACCGTCTGTTCCACGCTCTACGGCGTCACGGCCGGGGAGGCCCCCGACCGCAACACCCCGATCGGCCGCCCCGTGCAGAACTCGCGCATCTTTCTCCTGGACGGCGACGGCCGCCCGGTGCCGGTGGGGGTTCCCGGCGAGATCCACATCGGCGGCGCGGGGATGGCGCGCGGCTACCTCAACCGTCCCGACCTCACCGCCGAGCGGTTCGTGCCCGATCGGATCAGCGGGATCGAGGGGGCGCGCCTCTACCGGACGGGCGACACGGCGCGCTACGACGGCGACGGGACGATCGAGTTCGTCGGACGCGTCGACTACCAGCTCAAGGTGCGCGGATTCCGCGTGGAGCCGGGGGAGATCGAATTCGCTCTCCGGCAGCACCCGGCCGTGCGAGAGGCCCTTGTCGTCGGCAGGAAGGACCGCACGGGAACGATGCGGCTCGTCGCCTACCTCGTGCCTGAGAAAGCGGCCCCCGCGACCGCGGAACTGCGCGCGTTCGTCGGGGAACGGCTCCCCGACTACATGGTCCCCACCTCCTGGGTGACCCTCGAGGCCTTCCCGCTCACCCCGAACGGCAAGCTCGACCGCGGCGCGCTCCCCGAGCCGGAGATCACGCGCGCCGACCTCGCCAGCGAGTACACGCCGCCGCGCACCGAGGTGGAGATGCAGCTCGCGCGGATCTGGGAGAAGGTGATGGGGATCGACCCGATCGGGGTCACGGACGACTTCTTCGACCTCGGCGGCCACTCCCTCCTCGCCGTGCGGCTCTTCACCGAGATCACGCGCACCTTCGGCGACCAGATCGCCCTCGCCGACATCTTCCAGTCGCCGACGATCGAGCGGATCGCCGCGATGCTGAGCGGCAGCGGAACCGGGCACGCGGGGGAATCGATCGTGCCGATCCGCGCGGAGGGCGCGAAGCCGCCCGTCTTCTTCGTGCACGCCTACGGAGGAGGGGTCTTCTTCTACCGCGAGCTCGCCGACCACCTCGACGCGGACCGTCCCTTCTACGGGGTGCAGGCGATCGGGCTCGACGGCAAGCGGCCACCGCTGGCGACCGTCGAGGAGATGGCCGCCCGCTACATCGAGGAGATCAAGACGATCCAGCCGTCGGGGCCCTACATCCTCGGCGGGCGGTGCCTCGGCGCCTACGTCGCCCTCGAGATGGCCCATCAGCTCCGGACGCGGGGCGAGGAGATCGGGATGCTCGCCATCCTCGACTCCTACTGGATGCCGCAGAAGCCGCCCCCGGGGGGCAAGAGGGTCGCCGGACACCTCAGGAACCTCGCCGGTCTGAATCTGCCCGACCAGATCGGCTACCTGCGGAAATACTCGGGCAACCGCCTGCGGAAGATCCGCCTCGGCCTGGCGCGCCTCGTCAGCCGCCTCTGCTTCCGCCTCGGCAGGCCGGTCCCGGCCTTCATGATGAACTACTACATCAACACCTATTTTCCCCACATCAACCTGCAGGCGGAGATGAGGTACTCGCCCCCGGTCTACGGCGGTCCCATCACCTTCTACCAGGCGACAGCCGAGATCGAGCGCGACCCGCGCACCTTCTGGGGCAAGCTCACATCCGAGGGGATCGATGTCGTCATGGTCCCCGCCTCGCACAAGGACATCCTCGTCGAACCGCACGTCGAGGTGCTCGCCGGCAAGCTCCGCCGGTCGCTCGGCGCGATCCGCGAAGAGGCCTGAGATGACGCGTGAAGAAGAACGCAACCCTGCCGGCGACGGCATCCGCCCGCCCGGTGCGGTCGAGGTGTGGTTCGTCGATCCGTCGGACGCCGAGCGGCTCGCCGCGTGGGAAGGGCATCTCTCCGGCGACGAGCGGGCACGCGCCGCGCGCTTCCGCCGTGATGCCGACCGCGACGTCTACGTCGCCGCCCACGGCGCGCTCCGCGTGATCCTCGGCCGGCGTATCGGCGTCGAGCCGGCGCAGGTCCGGTTCTTTCGCGAGGAAACCGGCCGTCCCGTCCTCGACTGCGGCGGCCCGGCCTTCAGCATCTCCCGCACGACGGGCGCCGCCCTCGTCGCCGTCTCGGACGAGGGCCCCGTCGGCGTCGACATCGAGCTGGTCGCGCCGCGCCGTCTCGGCGATGCGGTGGCGAGGCGCTTCTTCGCGCCGGCCGAGCTGGCCCTGCTCGACGGTCCGCCGCCCGGCGACCGCACAACCGCCTTCTTCCGGATCTGGACGCGCAAGGAGGCCCTCGTCAAGGCGCTGGGCACGGGCCTCACCGCCGGCCTCGCCCGGATCGACGCGAGCGGCGCGCCCCGCCGCGCCGCGGCGCAGGGCGGCCCCTTCGAGCCCCTCACCGGCTGGATTCTCCGCACCCTCGCGCTCCCCGCCCCGTACGCGGGGGCGGTCGCCGCCGCGGGGGAGGATCGCGCCATCGCCCCGGTACGCGCGGCAATCCCCTGACACGCCGGACGTGGTATTCTGCTTCCCTCCGGAACCCTTCCCCGCTATACACGCCTCGCCACGTTGGGGACCATCGGACATGCACCACTCATTGTTCGATCTCGCGGCGGGAGGGGCTCCTCGGATCCAACCCGCGACCCGCGGGGATTCGCGCTCAGGTTTTACACCGAGGACGGCAACTACGACCTCGTCGGGAACAACACGCCCGTCTTCTTCAGGGCGGACCCCGAATACGGCGCGCGCGTCGAGAAGGGACTCGGGCTCGATGCGAACGAGGCAAAGAAGCTCGCGAAGATGTCGAACGAAATGGAAAAGCTCGCGAAAATGTCGAACGAGGAGCGCGCCGGGGCGACGAAAGCCTGATCGACCCGCTTGATCCGGGATGGATCGATGCCGGCGGGCGGCAGTACGCGACGCGGGCCAGGTGGCGGCCGGGCTCCTACGAATCCAGCCGGTCGAAGGTGTCGCGCGTGATCTCGGCGTGCACCGAACCGGTGTGGTGGATCCCCGCCGGCTCGAAGAGGATCGCCTTCACCGGCCCGCGCGGCACGGTGCGGTGCTCGACCCCCCGCGGCACGATGTAGAACTCGCCGGGGTTCAGCGTGTATGTCGCGTCCCGTTCGAGGACGACGAGCACCCCCTCGACCACGAGGAACATCTCGTCCTCGTCGTCGTGCGTGTGCCACGGCACCTTGTCCCCCTCGAGGCGGACGAGCTTGACGTGCTGGCCGTTCAGTTCTCCCACGATCTGTGGTGAGAACGTGTCGGTGAATTTCTCGAAGAACTCCTCGATGTTGACGACCCTGCCCTGCATGCGCGCCTCCGATCGAAGACGGTTCCGGCGAGCCACCGCCGGGGGATCCCCCGCGCGTGGCTCACCGGGCAAATGATACACCTTTTCCGCGTTTCCCGGGAAGAATTTGGTGCACGATCGGCGCCACCCCCTGACGGAAACGTCAGGATTCATTCAGTGGCACGGGCAACGCGGGTGCCGTACGATGTGGATGGACTCGAACAGGAGGTGCCCCGTGAAGCGAATCGTCATCGTGCTCGTTTTCCTCGCCGCAGCGCTCGCCGGCACGGCGCCGCGCGCCGCCGCCGACGAGATCACCGCGGAAGAGGTCGTCGCCCGCTTCGTCGAGGCGGTCGGCGGCCGGGAGGCGATCGAACGGATAGAGACCCGCGTCTGTCTCGGGCGGGTCATCAACGATCTCTCGTGGAAGGATCCCACGCGGGAGGTCACGCCCCTCGGCGCCTGGTCGACGGCGGACGGCAGGCTTCTCGTCGCCGAGCTCGGTCGCGACGGGATCCGCCGCGAGTGGACCGACGGCGACTCGGTGTGGGTGCAGGAAGGCACGAAGATCGAGCGCGCCGAGGAGATCCGGCGGAAATTCGCCTGGTTCTACGATCCCCGCGGCGCCCTTCGGTTGAATGAGTACTTCCCCGGCCTGCGCTTCAGGGGAATCGAGCAGCGCGAGGGACGCGACGTCTATGCGCTCGAACCCGGGGGCGATCTCGACCCTCTCTACTACACGCTCTTTTTCGACGTGGCGACGGGGCTTCTGACCGAACTCGGCCACTACTGGGTCGTCGGCGACTGGCGCGAGGTCGACGGAATCCTCGTCCCGCACCGCATCGCCTGCGACCGCAAGGGGGGATCGAGCACCTTCGTCTACGATCACGTCTTCCACAACCATCCGCTCGACGGGGCACTCTTCGCCCCGCCTACGATCGCGGGCTCTTGAGAGGCAGGAAGAAACGCGCCGGAGGAGTCCCTGTCGAAGATCACGACGGCGAATTCTCCGTCCGTGCCCAGAATCAGGCGTCGTCCGTCTACGTTTCTTCCTCCCCGTCGTCGGGAGACATCTCCTCCCCGTCGGCAATGCCGAGGAGCGCCTGGGCCCGGTCGGCGGGGAGCTCCTCGACGGAACGGAGCTTGCGCGCCATCACGCGTGTGCGCACGCCGGTCTCGTCGATCGTCTTGACCGCGGTGCCGAGTTGACGTTTCACCTTGTCGAGCACGTCGCCGAACTTGCCGAACTCGGTCTTCACGGCTGCGAGCACGTCCCACACCTCGCTCGACCGCTTCTCGATGGCGAGCGTCCGGAAGCCCATCCGCAAACTCGTCAGGATGGCCGCCAGCGTGGTCGGCCCGGCGACGACGACGCGGTGGAGCCGCTGGAGCTCTTCCACGCGGCCCGGCTGCCGGAGCACCTCGGCGTAGAGTCCCTCGGTAGGCATAAACATGATGGCGAAATCGGTCGTGTGCGGAGGATCGACGTACTTCTCGCGGATCGTCTTCGCCGACATCTGCACCGCCCGCCCCAACGCCCTGCCCGCCTGCTGCACACCGTCGGTGTCGCCCGCCTCGGAGGCCTCGACGAGGCGCTGGTAGTCCTCCATGGGGAACTTGGCGTCGATCGGGAGCCAGACGCAGCGGTTCGGGTCGAGGTCGGGTCCGGGCAGGCGGATGGCGTACTCGACGAGATCGTTGCCCTCCCCGGCGACCTTGACGTTGCGTTCGTACTGCTCGGGGGTGAGGATCTCCTCGAGGATCGTGCCGAGCTGCACCTCCCCCCACGTGCCGCGCGTCTTGACGTTCGTCAGCACGCGCTTGAGATCGCCGACGCCCGTGGCGAGCTCCTGCATCTCGCCGAGGCCCCGCTGGACGGCCTCGAGCCGCTCGCTCACCTGCTTGAAGGACTCCCCGAGACGCTTCTCGAGCGTTTCGTGGAGCTTCTCGTCGACGGTTTTCCGCATCTCCTCGATGCGTTTCTCGTTGCTCTCCTGCAGATGTCTCAGCCGCTCCTCGACCGTCTCGCGCACCTTCTCGATCCGCCGTTCGTTCGCCTCGGTCATCTCGCGCAGGGAACTTGCGACCGTGTCGAGCCGCTCCCCCTGCGCCGCGCCGAGCTTCTCGACGGCTCCCATCAGGCCCTCGTTGGCCGTCGTCTGGGCCCGGCCGACCTCCTCGCGCAACGCACGTGCCGCCTCTCCCTGCTCCTCGCGGAGCCCGCGGAATTCCTCGCGCAGGGCGCGCTCCGCGCCGCTTCCACTCCCCTCGTTGAGCCGGCGGGCGAGCGACAGGAGGACGATGAGGACGGCGATCGAGATGACGATCGTGATGAAGGGCAGCACGGCTTCCATCGATGCTCTCTTCCCCGCCGCGGCCGGCCTGCCGCGGCGCGAGTGTCCATGCTACCAGATGCGTGCGCCGGCGGCAACGGGCAAAGCCATCCGGATCGTGTTCCTTTGACCCGCGCTGTTTTCCATGGTATGATCGGAAGACATATCCGATTCATTATGAAGAACATATTGAAACGCATACGGAAACTGCCACCCCTGCTCTTCGCGCTCGTCACGCTGGCCGCACTGGCATATTCCATTTACCAGATCGCCGACTCGCCGAGATGGCTCGTCGATGACGCGTACATCCTCTTCAGGTACGCCGAGAATCTCGCCGTGCACGGGGAATTGAACTGGAATCCGGGCGAAAACCCGACGGAGGGATACACCGGCATCGCCCTCGTCTGGCTGCTGGCGGTCGGCATCAAGGCCGGGATCTCCCCCGTGATCCTGACGCATGCGATCGGCATCCTCTTCTACTTCCTGGGCGCCGTCATCCTCTTCCTGGCCTTTCGCGGATTCAACCTCGCGAGCACGGTCGGCCTCGCCCTCTATCTCACCGCGCCGTTCTACTATATCCATGCGTGGAGCGGCCTGGAAACGACGATGTTCACGACCGCGATCATCTTCGCGATCTACTGTCTCACGGCACGCCGCGAACGGCTCTTCATCTTCTCCATCCTCTTCCTCAGTCTCGTCCGGCCGGAGGGGATCCTGCTGGCGGTCCTGCTGCTGCCCCTCTTCCGGCCCTTCCGGCGACGGAGGATCTTGTGGTACCTCATCCCGTTCGGCGTCTATTTCATCTGGCGGTGGTCCTACTACGGGCGCTTCCTGCCGAACACCTTCTACGCGAAGGTCGCCGCGGAAACGGAGGAGGACACGCTCGGATTCCTGGCGAAGTTCGCGAGCAGTTACCTGCGGCTCCCCGGGCTTCTCGCCCTGATCTACGTATCGTGGGAAAGCGTGCGGAAGCACCGACTGCTCGTCGCGGCCGCGACGTTCTTCACGGCGGCCTGTCTGATCACGTACCTCTCCTCCCACCTCGTGATGAATTACCAGTACCGCTTCTTCGTTGCCTTCTACGCCCTCGCGATCCTCGCGCTCGGCCTGATCCTGCTCCGCGCCGAGAGGAACGCGAGAACGGTACTGCTTGCGCTGGTGCTGATCGTTCCGCAGCTCATGATCAATACCGACAGGAGCGTGATCTCGTATTCCAGGTTGTATGCATCGGGCCACCAGCAGCTCCTCGAGGACGAGCACATCCCCCTCGGGAACTATCTCCGCGAGCACGTGCCGCCAAACGAATGGCTCGTCGTGCATAAGGACGCCGGCTCGATCCCCTACCATTCGAAGCTGAAGACGGTCGATTTCGGGAGGCTGAACGACGAGTTCCTCGCGACGGGCAACCCCGATCGCGAAGCCGTGATCGATTACTTCTTCGAGCGCAATCCCGGCGCGGCCGTCTTCACGAGCACGAGTTACGAAATGCTGGAGCACGGAGAAGAGGCGGATGCCATAAAGCGCAGCCGGGGTTTCAATCTGAATTACACGCTGGTCGCCAGATATTCATGCAGAAGACGAAAACGGTATTATGAATTTCTCTTTCTTCGCCGCGATCTCGCTGCCGTGTTGCCTCCTCCCTCGGGATTCGCCACCGGTCCCCAGAGAGGGAATAAGAGCTACAACTCCGCGCCCGGCACAGGGGAGATCGTCCGGCTCGATTCCGCCGATCGGATCTGGCGTTTCGCCGAGGATGCAGATGATCCGGATCTGCGCATATCCGCCCTGAAGAGACTGATCAGGGACTACCCCGACGATCATCGCGTGCCCGAGGCGATGTGGGAGACGATCGTCGCCCGCGAGGAACCGGCCGCCAGGCTCGAGGGGCTCCTGGACCTCGTCGAACGATTCCCGGACTCCGATCTCGCCCCGAAGGCCCTCTTCACCATCGGCTTCATCAATGCCGAGGAGCTCGCCGACACGCTTTCGGCACTGGAGTCGTTCACCCGGTTGCTTGAAACTTATCCGGAATCGGACGCCTGCGAGACGGCTCGATGGATGGTGAACGCCATCAAGACCGGGGAGGACGGGCAACGCGATTGATCGCACCGCCCCTTCGCGTTCCGGGCATAAAAAAAGAGCCGCCCCACGGGGCGGCTCTCCTT
This genomic interval carries:
- a CDS encoding amino acid adenylation domain-containing protein; the protein is RRYIDWLGEQDPDAAERFWRNLLAGFEAPVSLSVAHDPLALTPVGGYGKREIVLDPAIRPALASWAKENGFTVYNCFQAAWSIILSRYSGRKDVVFAAVRGCRGLPIENSGRIVGMFINTLPVRARIDDRAPLVDFIGGLREQHVATRAYEHSPLAKIQRWSDLPPNMPLFESLMNYASRPWDEYLTSLGGGFTGREWDIRNQTNIPLSLDISETPVPRIVIDYDRSRFDGPAIEAMLGHFKTLVEGMAADRNRTVGALPMLTERERRTILVDWNETEAAFPRGETIHGRFERQAAATPETNAVVLEDRSLTYGELDRRANRVASRLQAFGVGPDTPVAVCMDRTPDLVVALLGVLKAGGAYVPMDPTYPAERLAFMLEDTAAPVLLTEEAIAGALPAHETHTILLDTDRDDLAGEPDTNPENTVGADNLAYIIYTSGSTGTPKGVCCRHESVLNLFADFDRRRAIEPGEPCALWTSVSFDVSVYEIFTALLAGGTLHIAADAIRFDSGVFIPWLAGRRIASAYVPPLMLADLDEWIAAHPGESSLGRLLVGVEPIPEKLLASIAAGVPGLAIINGYGPTETTVCSTLYGVTAGEAPDRNTPIGRPVQNSRIFLLDGDGRPVPVGVPGEIHIGGAGMARGYLNRPDLTAERFVPDRISGIEGARLYRTGDTARYDGDGTIEFVGRVDYQLKVRGFRVEPGEIEFALRQHPAVREALVVGRKDRTGTMRLVAYLVPEKAAPATAELRAFVGERLPDYMVPTSWVTLEAFPLTPNGKLDRGALPEPEITRADLASEYTPPRTEVEMQLARIWEKVMGIDPIGVTDDFFDLGGHSLLAVRLFTEITRTFGDQIALADIFQSPTIERIAAMLSGSGTGHAGESIVPIRAEGAKPPVFFVHAYGGGVFFYRELADHLDADRPFYGVQAIGLDGKRPPLATVEEMAARYIEEIKTIQPSGPYILGGRCLGAYVALEMAHQLRTRGEEIGMLAILDSYWMPQKPPPGGKRVAGHLRNLAGLNLPDQIGYLRKYSGNRLRKIRLGLARLVSRLCFRLGRPVPAFMMNYYINTYFPHINLQAEMRYSPPVYGGPITFYQATAEIERDPRTFWGKLTSEGIDVVMVPASHKDILVEPHVEVLAGKLRRSLGAIREEA
- a CDS encoding 4'-phosphopantetheinyl transferase superfamily protein; this encodes MTREEERNPAGDGIRPPGAVEVWFVDPSDAERLAAWEGHLSGDERARAARFRRDADRDVYVAAHGALRVILGRRIGVEPAQVRFFREETGRPVLDCGGPAFSISRTTGAALVAVSDEGPVGVDIELVAPRRLGDAVARRFFAPAELALLDGPPPGDRTTAFFRIWTRKEALVKALGTGLTAGLARIDASGAPRRAAAQGGPFEPLTGWILRTLALPAPYAGAVAAAGEDRAIAPVRAAIP
- a CDS encoding cupin domain-containing protein, with the protein product MQGRVVNIEEFFEKFTDTFSPQIVGELNGQHVKLVRLEGDKVPWHTHDDEDEMFLVVEGVLVVLERDATYTLNPGEFYIVPRGVEHRTVPRGPVKAILFEPAGIHHTGSVHAEITRDTFDRLDS
- the rmuC gene encoding DNA recombination protein RmuC, with translation MEAVLPFITIVISIAVLIVLLSLARRLNEGSGSGAERALREEFRGLREEQGEAARALREEVGRAQTTANEGLMGAVEKLGAAQGERLDTVASSLREMTEANERRIEKVRETVEERLRHLQESNEKRIEEMRKTVDEKLHETLEKRLGESFKQVSERLEAVQRGLGEMQELATGVGDLKRVLTNVKTRGTWGEVQLGTILEEILTPEQYERNVKVAGEGNDLVEYAIRLPGPDLDPNRCVWLPIDAKFPMEDYQRLVEASEAGDTDGVQQAGRALGRAVQMSAKTIREKYVDPPHTTDFAIMFMPTEGLYAEVLRQPGRVEELQRLHRVVVAGPTTLAAILTSLRMGFRTLAIEKRSSEVWDVLAAVKTEFGKFGDVLDKVKRQLGTAVKTIDETGVRTRVMARKLRSVEELPADRAQALLGIADGEEMSPDDGEEET